The DNA window GCCGAGCTGGTGGATGGTGTAGTCGAGATCGCTGAAGCCGAGCTGCGCCACATCCGGTGGGGTGCCCGCGACCATCTGGTTCTGGATGCTGGAGATGGTGTCGGTGGCCGGATTCGGGCTGTTGCCCTGCGGTTTCTGCGCGGTGACCTTGATATTCGGGAACTTCTTGCCGAAATCGGAGATCAGCGAGTTGAAGGTGTCGGTCCACGCCCCGGCGAGTCCGTAGTTATAGGACTCGAACACGATCGACACCTGCTGATCCGGCTTCAGTTCCGGGATCTGGGCAGTATCGACGTTCGAGTCGGTGGTGGTGCTCCCGAGTCCGCCGCAAGCGCTGAGCGCTACGGTGGTTGCGAACACCAGGCCCAGCACGGGCACGGTGCGTTTCACGGTGGTTCTCCTCATCGATAAAGGGTGGGTGTGACGAATCAGGCGACGGCCACAATTGCGCTGTCGTGGGTCGAATCCCGGTGCGGCTCTCGCCAAGTCAGGCGCAATCCGGATTCGGGGTGGAACAGATGCAGGTGGGCGGGATCGACGCGCAGTCCGATGGCGTCCTCGGCGCTCACTCCGGCCGGTCGCGGCGCGCGGGCGCACAGGGTGTGCTCGCCCATGGTGAAGTGGATCAGTTCCTCACTGCCCAGGTTCTCGACCATCGTCACCTGTCCGCGAATGGCGGCTTCGATCGGATCGAGACGCAGTTGCTCGGGGCGGATTCCGGCGACGACATCGATGGGATCGCCGAAATCCGTTGCCGTGATGGCCAATTCGATATCGATACCCTCGGCCACCAGGAACAGCCGGTCGTCGCGCTGGGTGACGACCGCGGGGAACAGGTTCATCGGTGGGGCGCCGAGGAATCCGGCGACGAAGGTCGAGCGGGGGTGGTCGTAGAGCTCGGTCGGGGTACCGACCTGCTCCACCTGACCGTCGTTGAGCAGTGCGATCCGGTCCGCCATGGTCATCGCCTCCACCTGGTCGTGGGTGACGTACAGGAACGTCGCCCCCAACCCGCGGTGCAGCGAGATCAGTTCGGCGCGGGTGGCGCTGCGCAGTTTCGCGTCCAGGTTCGACAACGGTTCGTCCATCAGGAACGCGCCGGGATCGCGAACCATCGCGCGGGCCAAGGCAACTCGCTGTCGTTGACCGCCGGACAGCGCGGCGGGCTTGCGGCGTAACAGCTCATCCAATCCGAGCGCCGCCGCCACCTCCGCGACCCGCTCGGCGATCTTGGCCCGTGGTGTGCGGCGGGCGCGCAGCGGAAAGCCGATATTCTTCGCGACCGTCAGATGCGGATACAGCGCGTAACTCTGGAACACCATGGCCAGATCCCGCTGTTGCGGGGCCAGGTGGGTAATGTCGGTGTCGTCCAACAGGATTCGGCCACCGGTCGGGTCCTCCAGCCCGGCGATCA is part of the Nocardia sp. NBC_00565 genome and encodes:
- a CDS encoding ABC transporter ATP-binding protein yields the protein MARLRIEQVSKHFGATYAVREVSLDIADGEFMVLLGPSGCGKSTLLRMIAGLEDPTGGRILLDDTDITHLAPQQRDLAMVFQSYALYPHLTVAKNIGFPLRARRTPRAKIAERVAEVAAALGLDELLRRKPAALSGGQRQRVALARAMVRDPGAFLMDEPLSNLDAKLRSATRAELISLHRGLGATFLYVTHDQVEAMTMADRIALLNDGQVEQVGTPTELYDHPRSTFVAGFLGAPPMNLFPAVVTQRDDRLFLVAEGIDIELAITATDFGDPIDVVAGIRPEQLRLDPIEAAIRGQVTMVENLGSEELIHFTMGEHTLCARAPRPAGVSAEDAIGLRVDPAHLHLFHPESGLRLTWREPHRDSTHDSAIVAVA